The following coding sequences lie in one Cloeon dipterum chromosome 1, ieCloDipt1.1, whole genome shotgun sequence genomic window:
- the ubl gene encoding ubiquitin-like protein 5 produces MIEITCNDRLGKKVRVKCNTDDTIGDLKKLIAAQTGTRYDKIVLKKWYTIFKDHITLQDYEIHDGMNLELYYQ; encoded by the exons atgattgaaattacATGCAATGACCGATTGGGGAAAAAAGTCCGCGTCAAATGCAACACGGACGACACGATAGGAGACCTCAAGAAGTTGATAGCCGCGCAGACTGGCACCAGATACGATAAAATCGTCCTGAAGAAATGGTACACAATTTTCAAGGACCACATCACACTACAAGACT atgaaATACACGACGGAATGAACCTGGAGCTGTACTATCAGTGA